Genomic segment of Zootoca vivipara chromosome 4, rZooViv1.1, whole genome shotgun sequence:
AAGGTCCCAGGATAAGTGAGAGCACTgaaacacaatattttaaaaaacaaattaaaacaacctCCAGtttcacatttattatgctatttttgtgatatacaaatgacatgagaaaacttggtgcTGTATACTTCTCTGTATAACATCATTCTTGTTCATAAAACCCAATACAGACAACAACAGCCCCCTCCAGTTCTTTTGCCTTTGCCTACACAGTCTGAGTTCACAATACAAGGGCAGAAGCAGGATGCCTGGTATCAACTGTGAgacatctgggggtgggggtgggaatggagaAGGAAGTGGCTCTGACTCTGAGATGGGCACCTtggaaggaaaagcagcagcactggGGTTGGTGTGTGTGGCTCAcgaaagggaaaaagagaagcCAGAGAGTTTGAACTAAGGCAGGAAGAAGCCCCAAATGGAACTGAGCATCAGAAAGTTAAGCCGGAGGAGTTGAGACGGGTGGCAGATTTGGGACAGGCAAGAGGGGTGCAAAATCCCTGGCGCTGAGTGTATTATTACCCCATTCCTCAGTTTAATTTAATGCAGAGACAGTGCAAAGCCTGTGAAGAAATTGACAACCATCGCATCTCGCCCAGCGATTAATCttttagaattaaaaacaaattctGAAGATGTGCCTAGCAACACATCTCAATTATTGGgaccagaacctgcaacacctacAGAGAGGAAGGCCAAGAGAGCCCTGGCTTAACTCCTTTTGAATGACTTTAGGGATGCAACATAAGAGGTCTTTGGGACATTGTCAAAGATATGGgggaagtattattattaaatttagatACCACCCTACACCCGCAGGTCTGAGTACCGTAGATGCTCGGAAGTTGATGTttccacagagtcaggccatgtgACCCAATGCGCAGACCCTCTGCAGAACACTCCTTTCTAGTACCATTTCACAATGGCATGATGCATAACAAGTAAAGAATATAAATACGAGCTTGTAAAGAATctactctgtgtgtgcatgtgctttaaaaaatgccAATGGCTTCTAAATGGGAGGAAAACCAAATGGTCACTCAACTTCCTTCTGCTGAGCTTGAGAAGCCATAAAGGCTCTTGAGGATATCACAACACACTTTAACACTTCAGATCAGTCTCTGTTGAGACAAAAACCTTCCAAAGGCCTTGCGGATCTCTTTGGTTTTGATACTGTAGATGATGGGGTTCAGAATTGGAGGAACCAGGAGATAGATGTTGGCCATCAGAGAGTGCAGCATTGGAGAATTATGCCTGCCAAACCTGTGCGCCATGGAAACACCGATCATTGGGGTGTAATAGAGCACGACAGCACAGATGTGGGAGACGCAGGTGTTCAGGGCCTTGAGACGGCCTTTCTTGGAGGCCATGCTCAGCACGGTCTTGAGAATCATCACGTAGGAGAAGACGATGCACAAGGAATCGAGGCCAAATGTGGAGAGCACAACAAACAGACCAGTTTGGTTATTGATGGTTGTGTCTGCACAGGGGAGCTGGATTAAATTGGGGTGCAGACAGTAAGGATGAGCAAGCACATTGGACCTGCAAAACGGCAGACTCCTCAGGAGAAGAGGCAGTGGGGTCATGAGGAGAACGCTTCTCATGGCAATCCCAGATCCCAACAAAATAATCCTAACGTTTGTCAGGATGGTggtgtattgcagagggttgtaaATGGCTATGAAGCGGTCCAGGGCCATCGCCCAGAGGACCCCTGAGTCCATGATGGAGAAGGAGTGGATGAAGAACATCTGGCTGAGGCACGCATCCAGCCCAATCTCCCTGGCATCAAACAGGAAGACGCCCAGCACTGTGGGGAGGGTAGAGATGGAGACCCCCAGCTCACTCACAGCCAGCATG
This window contains:
- the LOC118085044 gene encoding olfactory receptor 51I2-like, which codes for MELFSNQSTFHPTFLLTGIPGLQARSIGVSIPVCFAYAVAVLGNGIVLLVIVKDQTLHKPMYLFLCMLAVSELGVSISTLPTVLGVFLFDAREIGLDACLSQMFFIHSFSIMDSGVLWAMALDRFIAIYNPLQYTTILTNVRIILLGSGIAMRSVLLMTPLPLLLRSLPFCRSNVLAHPYCLHPNLIQLPCADTTINNQTGLFVVLSTFGLDSLCIVFSYVMILKTVLSMASKKGRLKALNTCVSHICAVVLYYTPMIGVSMAHRFGRHNSPMLHSLMANIYLLVPPILNPIIYSIKTKEIRRRECKLIVIIILRAPTRASARLCTGDLSAVSVKPPFGIAAPLPALYLMSNMDRWLIQHHGPIGSHGGPI